From the genome of Brienomyrus brachyistius isolate T26 chromosome 8, BBRACH_0.4, whole genome shotgun sequence, one region includes:
- the eif6 gene encoding eukaryotic translation initiation factor 6, whose amino-acid sequence MAVRASFEKNNEIGCFAKLTNTYCLVAIGGSENFYSVFEGELSETIPVVHASIAGCRIIGRMCVGNRHGLLVPNNTTDQELQHIRNCLPDTVKIQRVEERLSALGNVIACNDYVALVHPDLDRETEEILADSLKVEVFRQTVAEQVLVGSYCAFSNQGGLVHPKTSIEDQDELSSLLQVPLVAGTVNRGSEVIAAGMVVNDWCAFCGLDTTSTELSVIESVFRLSESQPSAIATNMRDSLIDSLT is encoded by the exons ATGGCAGTGAGGGCATCCTTTGAAAAGAACAACGAAATCGGCTGTTTTGCCAAGCTCACAAACACATACTGCCTTGTAGCCATAGGTGGATCAGAGAACTTCTACAG TGTGTTCGAAGGTGAGCTGTCAGAAACCATCCCGGTGGTACACGCCTCAATAGCAGGATGTCGTATTATTGGCAGAATGTGTGTCG GTAACCGACATGGGCTTTTGGTGCCCAACAACACCACGGACCAGGAGCTGCAGCACATCCGCAACTGCCTGCCAGACACTGTGAAGATCCAGCGTGTTGAGGAGCGCCTTTCCGCCCTGGGGAATGTCATCGCCTGTAACGATTACGTGGCTTTGGTGCACCCTGACCTCGACCGG GAGACAGAAGAGATCCTGGCAGATAGCCTGAAGGTGGAAGTATTCCGGCAGACCGTGGCGGAGCAGGTATTAGTGGGTAGCTACTGTGCCTTCAGTAATCAGGGAGGTCTGGTCCATCCCAAGACCTCAATCGAAGACCAAGATGAGCTGTCGTCACTTCTGCAGGTGCCACTTGTG GCAGGAACAGTAAATCGCGGTAGCGAGGTCATCGCGGCGGGCATGGTGGTGAACGACTGGTGTGCCTTCTGCGGGCTCGACACCACGAGCACTGAGTTGTCGGTGATCGAGAGCGTGTTCAGGCTGAGCGAGAGCCAGCCAAGCGCCATCGCCACCAACATGCGAGACTCTCTCATCGACAG CCTCACATAA